The following are from one region of the Arachis duranensis cultivar V14167 chromosome 10, aradu.V14167.gnm2.J7QH, whole genome shotgun sequence genome:
- the LOC107470763 gene encoding uncharacterized protein LOC107470763: protein MSIDLKLSRFNRIYRPSEALEGKIIIKTQSSISHYGIRLTFKGSVNMQVRGGSAGVVESLYGVIKPIPILNRTIEVKPSGKIASGTTEIPFSVTLRQKGENLEKFYETFHGANISIQYLVTVDVTRGYLHKSLSTTMEFIVESDKADLLQRPIPPEMVIFYITQDTQRHSLLPELKSGGFRVMGKISSQCSLAGPISGELTVETSAVPIHSIDIQLFRVESILLGEKIATETSLIQTTQATDGDVCHNLTIPIYVILPRLLTCPTTFAGPFSIEFKVAIVISFQSDLSQLHKKTDSGTPKLWLAMETLPLELVRTK from the exons ATGTCTATCGACCTCAAACTCTCGCGCTTCAATCGTATTTATCGCCCTTCg GAAGCACTGGAAGgcaaaatcatcatcaaaacGCAGTCTTCAATTTCCCACTATGGAATTCGCCTTACTTTCAAAGGATCCGTCAACATGCAG GTTCGTGGAGGATCAGCTGGGGTTGTTGAGTCACTCTATGGAGTTATTAAGCCAATTCCTATTTT GAATAGGACCATCGAGGTTAAACCTTCTGGAAAGATTGCTTCGGGCACAACAGAG ATACCATTTTCGGTGACCCTTAGACAGAAAGGTGAAAATTTGGAAAAGTTTTATGAGACTTTCCATGGGGCAAATATAAGTATCCAG TATTTGGTGACTGTAGATGTGACTCGCGGATACTTACATAAATCTTTATCAACAACAATGGAGTTCATTGTTGAAAGTGATAAAG CTGATCTTCTACAACGGCCAATTCCTCCAGAAATGGTCATCTTCTACATAACCCAGGACACTCAACGACACTCTCTGCTTCCTGAATTAAAATCTG GTGGATTTCGGGTGATGGGGAAGATCTCTTCTCAGTGTTCTTTGGCTGGTCCTATTAGTGGTGAGTTAACTGTAGAAACATCTGCAGTTCCGATTCACTCAATCGACATTCAGTTGTTTCGTGTTGAGTCCATTCTTCTTGGGGAGAAAATTGCAACTGAAACATCTTTGATACAAACGACTCAGGCAA CAGATGGAGATGTATGCCATAATTTGACTATACCTATCTATGTAATACTTCCGCGGCTTCTGACGTGTCCAACAACTTTTGCTGG TCCCTTCTCAATTGAGTTCAAAGTTGCCATTGTCATAAGTTTTCAGTCAGACCTATCTCAACTGCATAAGAAGACTGACTCCGGAACTCCAAAACTTTGG CTAGCAATGGAAACATTGC